A region of Nakaseomyces glabratus chromosome M, complete sequence DNA encodes the following proteins:
- the PEP7 gene encoding phosphatidylinositol-3-phosphate binding protein (CAGL0M01452g~Ortholog(s) have phosphatidylinositol-3-phosphate binding activity): MQSSDVRPNDTQQEYSKLIQEENTKSSCPICFKECANLNELNKHLDKDHNFGNENSNGDHVKKHQNKKKSSGIRTSHHEVYNEGMSKCAYCRKKLTKSNGVSNCYHCGKLYCRSHLLWQMKLDKRARYDPQHGKFYPCCFKCTSSRPGYNDYGLTVSKTSEFSRLRSSKMEDKQLRSLQLETRLLKLIDGYISISRKYGNNLFSTVVRNSELSKYERSIVHWKDDSNVHTCNICTSEFGLVRLSRKHHCRLCGNIVCDTDGYEEEVINTRRRKTTMKKCSYQIKLRNLKSSTDDLHYNSQLRPDEEYIAELQVRLCSTCIDNLLLKRKFKRDLTKPMPPLLSRYETLHNIADVIRTILPPFQDALQKIDNERTKKVSDEKELADLSKLRVKLLRSFANYNSVNKQLCSIKPSNFSEERVKNSLLVESSYFINENILPLRSLPAVLSGEDYVMSKSEPEVKKLSELMSSDLSIKEIKQGREELMVLEEQIFQIESLVETAKRQRKFDEVATLATNLNELNQRATELREKLGQEGF, translated from the coding sequence ATGCAATCTAGTGATGTGCGGCCTAATGACACGCAACAAGAGTATTCGAAGTTAATACAGGAGGAGAATACGAAAAGTAGTTGTCCCATATGCTTCAAAGAATGTGCCAATCTAAATGAACTCAATAAGCATTTGGATAAAGACCATAATTTTGGAAACGAAAATAGCAATGGTGATCATGTAAAGAAGCAtcagaacaagaaaaagagtAGTGGTATTAGAACTAGCCACCATGAGGTGTATAATGAGGGTATGAGTAAATGTGCTTATTGTAGAAAGAAACTCACTAAATCAAATGGTGTCTCAAATTGTTATCACTGTGGTAAATTATACTGCCGATCGCATCTGTTGTGGCAGATGAAACTGGATAAGAGAGCAAGGTATGACCCTCAGCATGGGAAGTTCTACCCTTGTTGCTTCAAATGCACGTCTTCGAGACCTGGATATAACGACTATGGGCTTACAGTTTCCAAGACATCTGAATTCAGTAGATTAAGatcttcaaaaatggaagaCAAACAGTTAAGATCATTACAGTTGGAGACCAGACTTTTGAAATTAATCGATGGGTATATCTCAATATCGCGGAAATATGGGAATAATCTTTTCTCCACAGTGGTACGAAACAGTGAACTTTCCAAATATGAACGATCAATAGTGCATTGGAAGGACGACAGTAATGTACACACATGCAATATATGTACTTCAGAATTTGGACTGGTGCGACTTAGTAGGAAGCATCATTGCCGACTTTGTGGAAACATTGTGTGTGATACAGACGGCTATGAGGAAGAAGTGATAAATACAAGACGTCGGAAGACgacaatgaagaaatgCTCCTATCAAATAAAGCTGCGAAACCTAAAATCCTCCACCGATGATCTGCATTATAATTCTCAGCTACGACCCGATGAAGAGTATATAGCCGAATTACAGGTACGACTATGCTCGACTTGCATTGATAATTTACTATTGAAGAGGAAATTCAAGAGGGACCTTACAAAACCGATGCCACCGTTATTGTCCCGCTACGAGACCTTACACAATATCGCCGATGTCATCAGAACCATCCTGCCACCATTTCAAGACGCTTTACAGAAAATAGACAATGAACGTACCAAGAAAGTAAGTGATGAAAAAGAGCTCGCTGATCTAAGCAAACTCAGAGTGAAACTATTACGCTCTTTTGCTAATTACAATAGTGTGAACAAACAGCTTTGTAGCATCAAACCGAGCAACTTCAGTGAAGAGCGAGTCAAGAATTCGTTGTTGGTTGAGTCCTCgtatttcatcaatgagAACATCCTGCCACTGAGATCGTTACCTGCTGTGCTCAGTGGTGAGGACTACGTGATGAGCAAGAGTGAGCCGGAGGTCAAGAAGCTCTCTGAGCTTATGTCCAGTGACTTGTCTATCAAGGAGATCAAGCAAGGCCGTGAGGAGTTGATGGTACTCGAGGAGCAAATTTTCCAGATCGAGTCCCTGGTCGAGACCGCCAAGCGCCAGAGGAAGTTCGACGAAGTGGCCACACTAGCCACAAACCTCAATGAACTGAACCAAAGAGCCACTGAGTTAAGAGAGAAGCTCGGGCAAGAAGGGTTTTGA
- the NCB2 gene encoding negative cofactor 2 transcription regulator complex subunit NCB2 (CAGL0M01474g~Ortholog(s) have RNA polymerase II transcription factor activity, TBP-class protein binding, RNA polymerase II transcription factor activity and TBP-class protein binding, more): protein MIGDGDDVTLPKATVQKIISEVLDSDLMFNRDAREIIIKSGIEFIMILSSMASEMAESDAKKTIAPEHVIKALKELEYNEFIPLLEQILIEFKGTQKIKEKKNSKFKKSGLTEEELLQQQEELFRKSRSRLHQNSVSGSATDST, encoded by the coding sequence ATGATAGGAGACGGTGACGACGTTACGCTTCCTAAGGCGACTGTGCAGAAGATTATTTCAGAGGTGCTGGACTCAGACCTGATGTTCAACAGGGATGCGCGCGAGATTATCATCAAGAGTGGTATCGAGTTCATTATGATCCTGTCCAGCATGGCCAGTGAGATGGCAGAGTCGGACGCTAAAAAGACTATTGCCCCCGAGCATGTGATTAAGGCGCTCAAGGAGCTGGAATACAATGAGTTCATACCCTTGCTGGAACAGATACTGATTGAATTCAAGGGCACACAGAAAATCAAGGAGAAAAAGAACTCCAAGTTTAAGAAGTCGGGGctaacagaagaagaactttTACAACAGCAAGAAGAACTGTTCAGAAAATCGAGATCGAGGTTACACCAAAATAGTGTGTCAGGCTCAGCTACTGATTCTACATGA